Proteins encoded by one window of Blautia argi:
- a CDS encoding NADH peroxidase, which yields MKKFVCSVCGYVYEGEAAPEKCPVCGVGAEKFVEQSAERSWAAEHVVGVAQGVSEDILADLRANFEGECSEVGMYLAMARVAHREGYPEIGLYWEKAAYEEAEHAAKFAELLGEVVTDSTKKNLEMRVEAENGATAGKFDLAKRAKAANLDAIHDTVHEMARDEARHGKAFEGLLKRYFG from the coding sequence ATGAAAAAATTTGTATGCAGCGTATGTGGTTATGTTTATGAAGGTGAAGCAGCTCCGGAAAAATGTCCAGTTTGTGGCGTAGGCGCTGAAAAATTTGTAGAACAGTCTGCTGAAAGAAGCTGGGCTGCAGAACACGTTGTAGGTGTTGCTCAGGGCGTTAGCGAAGACATCTTAGCTGATTTAAGAGCAAACTTTGAAGGTGAATGTTCAGAAGTTGGTATGTACCTGGCTATGGCAAGAGTTGCTCACAGAGAAGGATATCCTGAAATCGGTTTATACTGGGAAAAAGCTGCTTACGAAGAAGCAGAACATGCTGCTAAATTTGCTGAATTATTAGGCGAAGTCGTTACAGACAGCACAAAGAAAAACCTGGAAATGCGTGTAGAAGCAGAAAACGGTGCTACAGCTGGTAAATTTGACCTGGCTAAACGTGCAAAAGCTGCTAACTTAGACGCTATCCATGACACAGTTCATGAAATGGCTAGAGATGAAGCTCGTCACGGAAAAGCATTTGAAGGTCTGTTAAAGAGATACTTCGGCTAA
- a CDS encoding oxidoreductase, producing MFHYPHLFEPVRVRNVYIKNRIESAPMSPSGDVPFYTREAYEMYNSIAKGGAGIVTLGEAGVHSLTDHAHPTMPHLDDETLLPSLIQTVDTVHKWGALASIELTHSGCRAKGAFLAEGGYVIGPSPMEANLYGDRVIEMDEDMMNTIADAYAQAAYMAEFAGCDMVNIHGGHGWLISQFLSDLNNHRTDKYGGSIENKARFPLMIVDRIRQKCPNLLLEFRLSGEEDTEGGIPIEETVEFAKMLDGKVDIIHVSAATFHDTSSSARMFPTVFYPRGCNVENASKIKAVVKKSLVSVVGGINDPDFMEKVLEENKADFVVVGRQFIADPSWPRKAKKGTPEEITKCIRCETCISAGFIPHVPFSSGVLRCSVNPTWGREYENTRKEEPVLCAKKVLVAGGGPGGMEAAITAARRGHQVILCEKNDHLASSLDYAKQISFKQDIVQFLKSMVINVQRTPNLELRLNTEVTEELIAQEKPDTLIVACGSEPVIPPIPGIEQPIVHHITDLYKKHISVGKKIVIIGGGLAGCEEGLELAWKGHEVSIVEMKDGLAKDAPYIHWRHFA from the coding sequence ATGTTCCATTATCCACATTTATTTGAACCTGTTCGTGTACGAAACGTGTATATTAAAAACCGTATTGAATCCGCACCCATGTCACCAAGCGGAGATGTTCCTTTTTACACCCGTGAAGCATATGAAATGTACAACTCCATTGCAAAAGGCGGAGCCGGAATCGTAACTCTGGGAGAAGCAGGGGTACATAGTCTGACTGACCATGCACACCCCACCATGCCCCATCTGGACGATGAAACGCTGCTTCCTTCCCTGATTCAGACCGTGGATACAGTACATAAATGGGGCGCGCTTGCATCTATCGAACTGACTCATTCCGGCTGCAGGGCAAAAGGAGCTTTTTTAGCAGAGGGCGGCTATGTTATCGGGCCAAGTCCCATGGAGGCAAACCTGTACGGGGATAGAGTTATTGAGATGGACGAAGACATGATGAATACCATTGCAGACGCTTATGCCCAGGCAGCTTATATGGCAGAATTTGCAGGCTGCGATATGGTAAATATCCATGGAGGACATGGCTGGCTAATCAGTCAGTTCCTTTCTGATTTGAACAATCACAGAACCGACAAATACGGCGGTTCCATTGAAAATAAAGCCCGTTTCCCATTGATGATTGTAGACAGAATCCGCCAGAAATGCCCGAACCTGCTTCTGGAATTCCGTCTGAGCGGGGAAGAAGACACCGAAGGCGGTATCCCTATTGAGGAAACTGTAGAGTTTGCAAAAATGCTGGACGGTAAAGTGGACATTATCCATGTGTCAGCAGCAACCTTCCACGACACCAGCAGTTCTGCCAGAATGTTCCCGACGGTCTTTTATCCAAGAGGCTGTAATGTGGAAAATGCGTCAAAAATCAAGGCAGTGGTCAAGAAATCTCTGGTTTCCGTTGTTGGCGGTATCAATGACCCGGATTTCATGGAAAAGGTGTTGGAAGAGAATAAGGCAGATTTTGTGGTAGTGGGACGTCAGTTTATCGCAGACCCCAGTTGGCCGAGAAAAGCAAAAAAGGGAACACCGGAAGAAATTACCAAATGTATTCGTTGTGAAACCTGTATCAGTGCAGGTTTTATCCCTCATGTTCCGTTCTCCTCAGGCGTACTGCGCTGCAGCGTGAACCCTACCTGGGGCAGAGAGTATGAAAATACCAGAAAAGAAGAACCTGTTTTGTGTGCAAAGAAGGTACTGGTGGCAGGCGGAGGCCCCGGCGGTATGGAAGCAGCCATAACAGCGGCACGCCGCGGACATCAGGTGATTCTGTGTGAAAAGAATGACCATTTGGCAAGCAGCCTGGACTATGCAAAGCAGATTTCCTTTAAACAGGATATTGTGCAGTTCTTGAAATCCATGGTTATCAATGTGCAGAGAACTCCAAATCTGGAACTTCGCTTAAACACGGAAGTGACAGAAGAGCTGATTGCACAGGAAAAACCGGATACACTGATTGTTGCCTGCGGTTCAGAACCTGTGATTCCGCCTATTCCGGGAATAGAACAGCCTATCGTACATCACATTACAGATTTGTACAAAAAGCATATCTCTGTGGGCAAGAAAATCGTGATTATCGGCGGAGGACTTGCCGGCTGTGAGGAAGGTCTGGAACTGGCATGGAAAGGACATGAAGTATCCATTGTGGAAATGAAAGACGGTCTGGCAAAAGATGCGCCTTATATTCACTGGCGGCATTTTGCTTGA